From Zingiber officinale cultivar Zhangliang chromosome 5B, Zo_v1.1, whole genome shotgun sequence, the proteins below share one genomic window:
- the LOC121986404 gene encoding probable cyclic nucleotide-gated ion channel 5 isoform X1, with the protein MFDCSYNQDKFIRLEDSSPRVSFASEPERMDKSGFHIQGLGHPSRIPSKSFRKGVIRGSEGLISIGRSLRSGVSRAVFSEDLKASEKKIFDPQDPFLLKMNGLLVASCILSVAVDALFFYLPVVDEESNCLGIDRELAATSTTLRTLVDVFYLVRIALQFRTSYIAPSSRVFGRGELVIDPAQIAMRYLSRYFIVDFVAVLPLPQIVVWSHLHGSKNYDVLDTKNSLLSIVMFQYIPRLVRSIPLTTELGRNGGIFAETAWAGAVYYLLWYMLASHVSHYFCFYEILHTFLSLDSLVIFQVVGAFWYLLAVNREDDCWQLACNMTTGCEVHYLYCGNENLDGYSNWQKSSKEVLERHCSASDDNTEFNYGIYTQCLTSGVVSSDYFFSKFCYCLWWGLQNLSTLGQGLVTSTYPGEIVFSIALSIFGLILCALLIGNMQTYLQSLTLRLEEMRVKRRDSEQWMHHRLLPQELQERVRRYDQYKWLETRGVDEECLVQILPKDLRRDIKRHLCFGLVRRVPLFANMDERLLDAICERLKTSLYTEHSYIIREGDPVDEMLFIIRGRMESVTTDGGRSGFFNRSILKESDFCGEELLTWALDPKSGASLPSSTRTVQALTEVEAFALIADELKYVASQFRRLHSRQVQHTFRFYSQQWRTWASCFIQVAWRRYSKRKAMELQRREELMGLEDDIAAPSIGATIYVSRFAKNALKGVYRQRSKSVRDLVVLPKPSEPDFGAEDGE; encoded by the exons ATGTTTGATTGCAGTTACAATCAGGACAAATTTATAAG GTTGGAGGATTCTAGTCCAAGAGTATCCTTTGCTTCTGAACCAGAAAGAATGGACAAATCTGGGTTTCACATTCAGGGGCTTGGTCACCCGTCACGTATCCCTTCGAAATCTTTCAGAAAAGGAGTGATAAGAGGATCAGAAGGGCTTATATCAATTGGTCGATCTCTACGTTCCGGTGTTTCCAGAGCAGTCTTCTCCGAAGATCTCAAGGCATCTGAGAAGAAAATATTTGATCCCCAGGATCCATTTCTTCTCAAAATGAACGGGCTGCTTGTGGCGTCCTGCATCTTATCTGTAGCAGTGGATGCATTGTTCTTCTATCTCCCTGTAGTTGATGAAGAATCCAATTGCCTCGGTATTGACCGTGAATTAGCAGCAACATCAACCACATTGCGAACCCTTGTCGATGTATTCTACCTTGTTCGTATTGCTCTTCAGTTCCGCACTTCTTACATTGCTCCATCATCCCGGGTTTTCGGTCGGGGTGAGCTTGTGATTGACCCTGCGCAGATAGCAATGCGGTACTTAAGCCGCTACTTCATCGTTGATTTTGTTGCGGTGCTACCACTTCCTCAG ATTGTAGTTTGGAGTCACCTTCATGGTTCGAAGAATTATGATGTGTTGGATACAAAGAATTCATTACTTTCCATTGTCATGTTTCAATATATACCAAGATTGGTTAGATCTATTCCTCTGACAACAGAATTGGGAAGGAATGGTGGCATCTTTGCCGAAACTGCCTGGGCTGGAGCAGTTTATTACCTGCTTTGGTATATGCTTGCTAGTCATGTAAGTCATTACTTCTGCTTTTATGAAATTCTTCATACCTTTCTTAGTCTCGATTCACTAGTCATTTTTCAGGTAGTTGGTGCATTCTGGTACTTGTTGGCGGTCAACCGTGAAGATGACTGCTGGCAGTTAGCTTGCAACATGACCACAGGGTGTGAAGTCCACTATTTGTATTGTGGTAATGAGAATCTAGATGGTTATAGTAACTGGCAGAAATCCAGCAAAGAAGTCCTTGAGCGGCACTGCTCTGCTTCGGACGACAACACAGAATTCAACTATGGAATTTACACACAATGCTTAACCTCTGGAGTTGTTTCATCCGACTACTTTTTCTCCAAGTTTTGCTATTGCTTGTGGTGGGGCTTGCAAAATCTTAG TACCCTTGGTCAGGGTCTTGTAACGAGTACTTATCCTGGAGAGATCGTCTTCTCTATCGCGCTTTCAATATTTGGGCTCATTCTATGTGCACTACTAATTGGAAACATGCAG ACTTATCTTCAGTCACTGACACTGAGGCTTGAGGAGATGAGAGTGAAAAGGCGTGACTCGGAGCAGTGGATGCACCATCGTTTGCTGCCACAGGAACTCCAAGAGCGAGTTCGGCGATACGATCAGTACAAATGGCTAGAAACCAGAGGAGTAGATGAAGAATGCTTGGTTCAGATCCTGCCCAAGGACCTCAGGAGAGACATCAAGCGTCACCTTTGTTTTGGCTTGGTCAGGAGG GTGCCTCTCTTTGCCAACATGGATGAGAGGTTGCTCGATGCCATATGTGAGAGGCTCAAAACAAGCCTATACACAGAGCACAGTTACATCATAAGAGAAGGTGATCCTGTTGACGAAATGCTCTTCATAATTCGCGGTCGGATGGAGAGCGTGACCACTGATGGTGGCCGGAGCGGGTTCTTCAACAGGAGCATCCTCAAGGAGAGTGACTTCTGCGGCGAAGAGCTCTTAACATGGGCTCTGGATCCCAAGTCTGGAGCCAGCCTTCCATCCTCCACCAGGACTGTCCAGGCATTGACTGAAGTGGAAGCCTTTGCATTGATCGCAGATGAGTTGAAGTATGTGGCAAGCCAGTTCAGGAGGCTCCATAGCAGGCAGGTGCAGCACACATTTCGGTTCTACTCGCAGCAGTGGAGGACTTGGGCCTCTTGCTTCATCCAGGTCGCATGGAGGCGGTACTCGAAGAGGAAGGCAATGGAGCTCCAACGAAGGGAGGAGCTGATGGGTCTGGAGGATGACATTGCTGCACCTAGTATTGGTGCAACCATTTATGTATCCCGGTTTGCGAAAAATGCACTGAAGGGAGTTTATAGGCAGCGGAGTAAGAGTGTGAGGGATCTGGTGGTGCTGCCGAAGCCTTCAGAGCCCGATTTTGGTGCAGAGGATGGCGAATGA
- the LOC121986404 gene encoding probable cyclic nucleotide-gated ion channel 5 isoform X2, whose product MFDCSYNQDKFIRLEDSSPRVSFASEPERMDKSGFHIQGLGHPSRIPSKSFRKGVIRGSEGLISIGRSLRSGVSRAVFSEDLKASEKKIFDPQDPFLLKMNGLLVASCILSVAVDALFFYLPVVDEESNCLGIDRELAATSTTLRTLVDVFYLVRIALQFRTSYIAPSSRVFGRGELVIDPAQIAMRYLSRYFIVDFVAVLPLPQIVVWSHLHGSKNYDVLDTKNSLLSIVMFQYIPRLVRSIPLTTELGRNGGIFAETAWAGAVYYLLWYMLASHVVGAFWYLLAVNREDDCWQLACNMTTGCEVHYLYCGNENLDGYSNWQKSSKEVLERHCSASDDNTEFNYGIYTQCLTSGVVSSDYFFSKFCYCLWWGLQNLSTLGQGLVTSTYPGEIVFSIALSIFGLILCALLIGNMQTYLQSLTLRLEEMRVKRRDSEQWMHHRLLPQELQERVRRYDQYKWLETRGVDEECLVQILPKDLRRDIKRHLCFGLVRRVPLFANMDERLLDAICERLKTSLYTEHSYIIREGDPVDEMLFIIRGRMESVTTDGGRSGFFNRSILKESDFCGEELLTWALDPKSGASLPSSTRTVQALTEVEAFALIADELKYVASQFRRLHSRQVQHTFRFYSQQWRTWASCFIQVAWRRYSKRKAMELQRREELMGLEDDIAAPSIGATIYVSRFAKNALKGVYRQRSKSVRDLVVLPKPSEPDFGAEDGE is encoded by the exons ATGTTTGATTGCAGTTACAATCAGGACAAATTTATAAG GTTGGAGGATTCTAGTCCAAGAGTATCCTTTGCTTCTGAACCAGAAAGAATGGACAAATCTGGGTTTCACATTCAGGGGCTTGGTCACCCGTCACGTATCCCTTCGAAATCTTTCAGAAAAGGAGTGATAAGAGGATCAGAAGGGCTTATATCAATTGGTCGATCTCTACGTTCCGGTGTTTCCAGAGCAGTCTTCTCCGAAGATCTCAAGGCATCTGAGAAGAAAATATTTGATCCCCAGGATCCATTTCTTCTCAAAATGAACGGGCTGCTTGTGGCGTCCTGCATCTTATCTGTAGCAGTGGATGCATTGTTCTTCTATCTCCCTGTAGTTGATGAAGAATCCAATTGCCTCGGTATTGACCGTGAATTAGCAGCAACATCAACCACATTGCGAACCCTTGTCGATGTATTCTACCTTGTTCGTATTGCTCTTCAGTTCCGCACTTCTTACATTGCTCCATCATCCCGGGTTTTCGGTCGGGGTGAGCTTGTGATTGACCCTGCGCAGATAGCAATGCGGTACTTAAGCCGCTACTTCATCGTTGATTTTGTTGCGGTGCTACCACTTCCTCAG ATTGTAGTTTGGAGTCACCTTCATGGTTCGAAGAATTATGATGTGTTGGATACAAAGAATTCATTACTTTCCATTGTCATGTTTCAATATATACCAAGATTGGTTAGATCTATTCCTCTGACAACAGAATTGGGAAGGAATGGTGGCATCTTTGCCGAAACTGCCTGGGCTGGAGCAGTTTATTACCTGCTTTGGTATATGCTTGCTAGTCAT GTAGTTGGTGCATTCTGGTACTTGTTGGCGGTCAACCGTGAAGATGACTGCTGGCAGTTAGCTTGCAACATGACCACAGGGTGTGAAGTCCACTATTTGTATTGTGGTAATGAGAATCTAGATGGTTATAGTAACTGGCAGAAATCCAGCAAAGAAGTCCTTGAGCGGCACTGCTCTGCTTCGGACGACAACACAGAATTCAACTATGGAATTTACACACAATGCTTAACCTCTGGAGTTGTTTCATCCGACTACTTTTTCTCCAAGTTTTGCTATTGCTTGTGGTGGGGCTTGCAAAATCTTAG TACCCTTGGTCAGGGTCTTGTAACGAGTACTTATCCTGGAGAGATCGTCTTCTCTATCGCGCTTTCAATATTTGGGCTCATTCTATGTGCACTACTAATTGGAAACATGCAG ACTTATCTTCAGTCACTGACACTGAGGCTTGAGGAGATGAGAGTGAAAAGGCGTGACTCGGAGCAGTGGATGCACCATCGTTTGCTGCCACAGGAACTCCAAGAGCGAGTTCGGCGATACGATCAGTACAAATGGCTAGAAACCAGAGGAGTAGATGAAGAATGCTTGGTTCAGATCCTGCCCAAGGACCTCAGGAGAGACATCAAGCGTCACCTTTGTTTTGGCTTGGTCAGGAGG GTGCCTCTCTTTGCCAACATGGATGAGAGGTTGCTCGATGCCATATGTGAGAGGCTCAAAACAAGCCTATACACAGAGCACAGTTACATCATAAGAGAAGGTGATCCTGTTGACGAAATGCTCTTCATAATTCGCGGTCGGATGGAGAGCGTGACCACTGATGGTGGCCGGAGCGGGTTCTTCAACAGGAGCATCCTCAAGGAGAGTGACTTCTGCGGCGAAGAGCTCTTAACATGGGCTCTGGATCCCAAGTCTGGAGCCAGCCTTCCATCCTCCACCAGGACTGTCCAGGCATTGACTGAAGTGGAAGCCTTTGCATTGATCGCAGATGAGTTGAAGTATGTGGCAAGCCAGTTCAGGAGGCTCCATAGCAGGCAGGTGCAGCACACATTTCGGTTCTACTCGCAGCAGTGGAGGACTTGGGCCTCTTGCTTCATCCAGGTCGCATGGAGGCGGTACTCGAAGAGGAAGGCAATGGAGCTCCAACGAAGGGAGGAGCTGATGGGTCTGGAGGATGACATTGCTGCACCTAGTATTGGTGCAACCATTTATGTATCCCGGTTTGCGAAAAATGCACTGAAGGGAGTTTATAGGCAGCGGAGTAAGAGTGTGAGGGATCTGGTGGTGCTGCCGAAGCCTTCAGAGCCCGATTTTGGTGCAGAGGATGGCGAATGA